The Antennarius striatus isolate MH-2024 chromosome 20, ASM4005453v1, whole genome shotgun sequence genome includes a region encoding these proteins:
- the gpr12 gene encoding G-protein coupled receptor 12: MSEEPAVTPTWLTPDPTAWASGGPLDNSTSLGTFPPDSLPPSQLPLLVNPWDIVLCSSGTLIACENALVVLVIWQNPALRAPMFLLIGSLALADLLAGLGLVLHFTCAYLLRSDSAQLLTVGLVVASFSASVFSLLAITIDRYLSLYYALTYNSERTAAFTYTMLVLLWGLSLCLGLLPVTGVNCLAEEATCSVVRPLTKNNIAVLSVSFLLLFGLMLQLYVQICKIVMRHAHQIALQHHFLAATPHYVTTRKGVSTLAIILGTFAACWMPFTVYSLIADYTYPPLYTYATLVPATYNSVINPVIYAFRNQEIQKALWLVCCGCVPASVAQRARTPSDV, encoded by the coding sequence ATGAGCGAAGAGCCGGCAGTCACCCCCACCTggctgacccctgaccccacaGCGTGGGCCAGCGGAGGACCGTTGGACAACAGCACCAGTCTGGGGACATTCCCACCGGACTCCCTCCCACCTAGCCAGCTGCCCCTGCTTGTCAACCCCTGGGACATTGTGCTGTGCTCATCAGGGACTCTCATAGCATGTGAGAATgccctggtggtcctggtgatCTGGCAGAACCCGGCACTCCGAGCTCCCATGTTCCTGCTGATTGGCAGCCTGGCGCTGGCCGACCTGCTGGCCGGGCTGGGCCTGGTGCTTCATTTCACCTGTGCCTACTTGCTGCGTTCCGACTCAGCTCAGTTGCTGACCGTAGGCTTGGTGGTGGCTTCCTTCTCTGCCTCTGTCTTCAGCCTGCTGGCCATCACGATTGACCGCTACCTGTCGCTGTACTACGCCCTCACCTACAACTCGGAGCGGACAGCGGCGTTCACCTACACCATGCTCGTGCTGCTGTGGGGCCTCTCCCTATGTCTGGGCCTGCTGCCGGTCACGGGGGTCAACTGCCTAGCGGAGGAGGCTACGTGCAGCGTGGTGCGCCCACTCACAAAGAACAACATTGCCGTGCTGTCTGtctccttcctgctgctcttTGGTCTCATGCTGCAACTCTATGTCCAAATCTGCAAAATTGTGATGCGCCACGCTCACCAGATCGCCCTCCAGCACCACTTTCTGGCCGCCACACCCCACTACGTCACAACACGGAAGGGCGTATCCACGCTGGCCATCATCCTGGGTACCTTTGCTGCCTGTTGGATGCCCTTCACTGTCTATTCTCTCATTGCAGACTACACCTACCCTCCACTCTACACTTATGCCACCCTGGTGCCTGCCACCTACAACTCTGTCATCAACCCAGTCATCTATGCCTTCAGGAACCAAGAGATCCAGAAGGCTTTGTGGCTGGTGTGCTGCGGCTGTGTGCCGGCCAGCGTGGCCCAGCGTGCACGGACTCCTAGTGATGTCTGA
- the usp12a gene encoding ubiquitin carboxyl-terminal hydrolase 12A produces MEILMTVSKFASFCTMGANASALEKEIGSEQFPVNEHYFGLVNFGNTCYCNSVLQALYFCRPFREKILAYRSQPRRKENLLTCLADLFHSIANQKRKVGVIPPKKFITRLRKENELFDNYMQQDAHEFLNYLLNTIADLLQEERKQEKTNGRLANGTLDCQNNNSNATPAPTWVHEIFQGTLTNETRCLTCETISSKDEDFLDLSVDVEQNTSITHCLRGFSNTETLCSEYKYYCEECRSKQEAHKRMRVKKLPMILALHLKRFKYMEQLQRYTKLSYRVVFPLELRLFNTSGDATNPERLYDLVAVVVHCGSGPNRGHYIAIVKSHDFWLLFDDDIVEKIDAQAIEEFYGLTSEISKNSESGYILFYQSRD; encoded by the exons ATGGAAATCCTAATGACAGTCTCCAAATTTGCCTCTTTTTGTACCATG GGCGCCAATGCCTCTGCACTGGAGAAAGAGATTGGATCTGAGCAGTTTCCGGTCAATGAACACTACTTTGGTCTGGTCAAC TTCGGAAACACCTGCTACTGCAACTCAGTACTGCAGGCTCTGTACTTCTGCCGGCCATTTCGGGAGAAGATCTTGGCGTACCGCAGTCAGCCTCGGAGGAAGGAGAACCTCCTCACCTGCTTGGCAGACCTATTCCACAGTATTGCCAACCAGAAGAGGAAGGTGGGTGTCATACCACCCAAGAAGTTCATCACACGGCTACGCAAGGAGAATG AGCTGTTCGACAATTACATGCAACAAGATGCTCATGAGTTCCTGAACTACCTACTGAACACAATTGCAGATCTGCttcaggaggagaggaagcaggagaaaacCAATGGCCGTCTTGCCAACGGTACATTGGACTGTCAGAACAACAACAGTAATGCCACGCCCGCTCCCACCTGGGTCCATGAGATCTTCCAAGGCACTCTGACCAATGAGACACGATGCCTCACCTGCGAAACG ataAGCAGCAAAGATGAGGACTTTCTGGACCTTTCTGTGGATGTAGAACAGAACACTTCCATCACACACTGCCTCag AGGGTTCAGTAACACAGAGACACTGTGCAGCGAGTACAAGTACTACTGTGAAGAATGCAGGAGCAAGCAGGAGGCACACAAGAG GATGCGTGTGAAGAAACTGCCAATGATCTTGGCCTTGCACCTGAAGCGTTTTAAGTATATGGAGCAGCTACAGCGCTACACTAAGCTGTCCTATCGCGTCGTCTTCCCCCTGGAGCTCCGCCTCTTCAACACATCCGGGGACGCCACCAATCCTGAGAGGCTCTATGACTTGGTGGCTGTGGTGGTGCACTGTGGGAG tggTCCAAACAGGGGTCACTACATTGCCATTGTGAAAAGCCATGACTTCTGGCTGCTGTTCGATGATGACATTGTAGAG AAAATTGATGCTCAAGCCATAGAAGAATTCTACGGCCTCACATCTGAAATCTCCAAGAACTCTGAGTCGGGCTACATTCTCTTTTACCAGTCCAGAGACTAG
- the rpl21 gene encoding large ribosomal subunit protein eL21: protein MTNTRGKRRGTRYMFSRQFRKHGPIPLSTYMRIYKKGDIVDIKGTGTIQKGMPHKCYHGKTGRVYNVTQHAVGIIVNKQVKGKILAKRINVRIEHVKHSKSRDSFLQRVKENEAKKADAKKNGSWVELKRQPAAPRDAHFVSTKKNVPQLLEPIPYEFMA, encoded by the exons ATGACGAACACCAGAGGCAAGAGGAGGGGGACCAGGTATATGTTCAGCAGGCAGTTCCGTAAACATG GCCCAATTCCCTTGTCTACATACATGCGCATCTACAAGAAGGGTGACATTGTTGACATCAAG GGCACAGGCACCATTCAGAAAGGAATGCCACACAAATGCTACCATGGCAAGACGGGACGTGTTTATAACGTAACCCAGCATGCTGTTGGCATCATTGTCAACAAGCAGGTCAA GGGCAAAATCCTGGCCAAGAGGATCAACGTGCGTATTGAGCATGTGAAGCACTCAAAGAGCAGGGACAGCTTCCTTCAGCGCGTCAAAGAGAACGAGGCTAAGAAGGCGGACGCCAAGAAGAACGGCAGTTGGGTGGAACTTAAGCGCCAG CCTGCAGCTCCTCGTGATGCCCACTTTGTCAGCACCAAGAAAAATGTGCCACAgctgctggagcccatcccctACGAGTTCATGGCATAA